ATGCCTCCTGAAGTTGATAAAATTTATCAATAGTAGCTGTAGGAGAATACTCCCCATTACTGTAAACAAGAAAAAAGCTTGAAAGACAAGCTTGCATTTGATCTATAAAATTAAGATTTTCAGAATAATAATTTTTTTCTTTTTTACCCTTCTCTAAAGTTTGAGGAAAAACAATTTTGTCCTGAATCCAGGAAAGACTTTTATTATAAATATCAATAAAATCCTGATCGTAATAGTAAATTATTGGAAATATTCTCTTATTCAATGCTCAAACCTCTGATATAATAAATATAAATAAACTTTTATTTATTATATCATTATTATAATATCAAAATGAGACTTACCCTTAAAAATGTTAACATTAGACACAATTCTCTACAGGTAAAAATACTTAATAAAAATAAATTAATCTAACCTTGAAAATTGCAATCAAACAGATTGCTACTTTAAAAATCAAAAAGCTTAGGCATAAATAAACACCAAAGCCTTATTTAACAATTTAAAAACCATGTAAACATCTTCTTGAATATTTAGTATATGCTACTTAAGAAAGATAATCTAAGAATATATTTTAAGCTTTTTCCGTACTTGGAGCATAATCTTCATTGCTTATTTCCTCAATAACTCCAAATCCTGATAACCCTGCTGCTGGAAATATGATATCTACTCCATCTGCATACATCTTACTTGCCATACTCCTTCCAGTCTCAGCATCAGCAAAACTTCCAATATATCCGCTATTTACTATAATATCCCTTCTAGCATACTTAGCACCTGCTTCATACCCATACCTAAACGAATTAATTATTACACCCTCTATCCCACCTAAAAATCCAATCTTACCTNNNNNNNNNNCCTAAACGAATTAATTATTACACCCTCTATCCCACCTAAAAATCCAATCTTACCTGTTTTGGAAGTCTTAGCCGCTAAATATCCAGCCAAAAATGCCCCCTCCTCATTTTTAAATGT
The sequence above is drawn from the Candidatus Borreliella tachyglossi genome and encodes:
- a CDS encoding BMP family ABC transporter substrate-binding protein, which gives rise to GKIGFLGGIEGVIINSFRYGYEAGAKYARRDIIVNSGYIGSFADAETGRSMASKMYADGVDIIFPAAGLSGFGVIEEISNEDYAPSTEKA